One stretch of Candida orthopsilosis Co 90-125, chromosome 3 draft sequence DNA includes these proteins:
- a CDS encoding Mrr1 zinc finger protein has translation MSALADIPHPPTTEIKEEQNRPAQQPRRRKRPSSVCINCKKRKIKCDRQLPCSNCVKARGNIQCCYDEEGFNDLAQKLDPEVQPYEQSAKQPLQFVNSVSPSSSRSSHVTSSRKRSNASYEENKSKKSKDASDQLSNSLLEIKMLKERLESIENNLHQNGPNSENSPSYQPPANKNFSFAQTTPFSVPSPVLPRPTIQPSLSTIYNLSNTRTPSTIQLPSLRDHMPPHESPMGSSITGNSVASTATSPNYVPPESRTNLLGVNPYLNEMETINFYDDYSSVCCKDFMRVNYGPFAWTSMMKRDEGLNTLWEYISKQKESSQNFVVCPVGNEVTQENTQVVISDNNESDMKFRKRMLESNGYNDVVPYNMLKSKLKSKANKETLQLELTLFDNQLGCELLLIDRIRRTLPSKKVVWKLIDRFFEWCYPFMPFLDEEEFIEWTERVIGPRSYDDVSFKDLKIEKRLDLALVGTLLIAMRLAYLSLFSNKASVNEERINTTDLSPKAQDMKYLMQNPIGIESIEIARYCFYQFDILRRANLPLIQLALFMKIYYMFAPEDGDDGDGADSNGLSALVVQMAYSLGLNREPENFPDVLTDKRKNHIGRKIWFLIVMSDVHQAYTYGSPMLICPDSYDTKFPFSNEENSNLKDKNLDKYITELYFAKDAGMQNVLRQLLNRILSLTGRTKLSELTKLISELEVRMGQIYGSLKDCLQANTYNTHVFARNFPAKHYISLKSFLVSTFYHIFLHYENKDVQLTYFYLKKIVQIAANDLMPHYFELMGNSAVICDMFINPKLQHIIHKLNQLNIAVIIRVNLTIYRLKSKPEHESRCLSDSAYYEYYKELCRFSSCLTRSAEVSIAAVSKLSSRYFYAWKLTKSHSYFLKVVTSMDFYNDELVKANPKVKLPDFSTAQIRDLVNLCEGTLRKLGKVDMMGKEFCNDVNYNQYTNNDVSSTSSTSKDTDNLSTPTSDTSIGEFTKEFGLDYLNSEEIDRIWLQMLSQNQQQQNQQINYGTPQPNLQQQQQQQQQQQPVGTSGPYGQPQRGYGMSSVPNWQGGAVFNPYDVPVTPGFVTNGGLDDINSFDFFNDLPLDQVFSS, from the coding sequence ATGTCAGCATTAGCAGATATCCCACATCCTCCAACAACCGAGATAAAGGAGGAACAAAACCGACCAGCACAACAACCACGCAGGAGAAAACGGCCGAGTTCCGTTTGCAtaaattgtaaaaaaaggaaaatcaaGTGTGATCGACAGCTACCATGCTCAAACTGTGTGAAGGCCAGAGGTAATATCCAGTGTTGTTATGATGAGGAAGGGTTCAATGATTTAGCACAAAAGTTGGATCCAGAGGTTCAGCCATATGAACAAAGCGCCAAACAACCATTGCAATTCGTTAACAGTGTATCCCCTAGTAGTTCGAGAAGTTCGCATGTCACATCCAGTAGAAAGAGAAGTAATGCCAGCTACGAAGAGAACAAGTCCAAAAAGTCGAAGGATGCGTCCGACCAACTTTCCAACTCCTTacttgaaatcaaaatgttgaaagaaagaTTGGAAtccattgaaaacaatCTCCACCAAAATGGGCCAAATAGTGAAAACTCCCCAAGTTATCAACCACCAGCTAACAAAAACTTTCTGTTTGCTCAAACTACGCCATTCTCGGTTCCTTCACCAGTGTTGCCACGTCCAACAATCCAACCTCTGTTATCTACTATTTACAATTTGTCAAACACGAGAACtccatcaacaatacaGTTACCATCTTTGAGAGATCACATGCCACCTCATGAGTCGCCAATGGGTAGTTCAATTACAGGTAATCTGGTGGCATCCACAGCCACCTCGCCAAATTATGTTCCTCCCGAGTCAAGAACCAATTTACTAGGAGTTAACCCTTACCTAAACGAAATGGAAACTATTAATTTTTATGACGATTACTCTTCAGTTTGTTGCAAAGATTTTATGAGGGTTAATTATGGACCTTTTGCTTGGACTTCGATGATGAAGCGGGATGAGGGCTTGAATACGCTTTGGGAATACATTAGTAAGCAGAAAGAAAGCTCACAGaactttgttgtttgcCCGGTCGGCAATGAAGTAACCCAAGAGAATACGCAAGTGGTTATCAGTGACAACAATGAATCAGATATGAAATTTCGTAAACGTATGTTGGAAAGCAATGGGTATAATGATGTGGTACCTTATAATATGCTAAAgtcaaaattaaaatcaaaagcTAACAAGGAGACGTTGCAATTAGAATTGACGTTGTTTGATAATCAGCTTGGTTGTGAGTTGCTATTGATTGATAGAATACGGAGGACTCTTCCCAGTAAGAAAGtggtttggaaattgattgatagATTTTTTGAATGGTGCTATCCATTTATGCCTTTtttagatgaagaagaatttattgaatggACGGAAAGGGTCATTGGACCTCGATCATACGACGATGTTTCGTTTaaagatttgaagattgaaaagagGTTGGACTTGGCCCTAGTGGGGACGTTGTTGATAGCAATGAGGTTGGCTTATTTATctctattttcaaataaagcGCTGGTGAATGAAGAGAGAATAAACACAACTGATCTCAGCCCAAAAGCTCAAGACATGAAGTATCTAATGCAAAATCCTATTGGCATTGAGagtattgaaattgctcGTTACTGCTTCTATCAGTTTGATATATTGAGAAGAGCAAATTTGCCCTTGATTCAATTGGCATTGTTTATGAAGATTTACTACATGTTTGCTCCAGAAGATGGCGATGACGGTGATGGGGCAGATTCAAATGGTTTATCTGCGTTAGTTGTTCAAATGGCATACTCCTTGGGACTCAATCGTGAACCAGAAAATTTTCCAGACGTATTGACCGATAAGAGAAAGAACCATATTGGTAGAAAGATTTGGTTTCTTATTGTCATGTCTGATGTTCATCAGGCATATACTTATGGAAGCCCCATGCTTATATGTCCTGACAGCTACGATACTAAATTTCCCTTCTCAAATGAGGAAAATTCGAATTTGAAAGACAAGAATTTGGACAAGTATATCACCGAGTTGTACTTTGCGAAAGATGCGGGAATGCAAAATGTTTTAAGGCAGCTCCTTAACAGAATCCTTAGCTTGACAGGAAGAACCAAACTCAGTGAGTTAACTAAGTTAATCAGTGAGCTTGAAGTAAGAATGGGTCAAATTTATGGCTCATTAAAGGATTGCTTGCAGGCAAACACGTACAACACTCATGTGTTTGCAAGAAACTTTCCTGCTAAACATTACATCTCCTTGAAGTCATTTCTTGTGTCGACTTTTTATCatatttttcttcattatgaaaacaaagatgTTCAGCTAACATACTTTTACCTTAAGAAAATAGTGCAGATTGCTGCTAACGATTTGATGCCACACTACTTTGAATTGATGGGCAACAGTGCTGTAATTTGCGATATGTTTATTAATCCCAAATTGCAGCATATCATtcacaaattgaatcagCTTAATATTGCTGTGATAATCAGAGTCAACTTGACCATTTACAGGTTAAAGTCAAAACCTGAACATGAATCAAGGTGCTTGTCCGACAGTGCATACTATGAATATTACAAGGAGTTGTGTAGGTTCTCCTCCTGCCTAACCAGATCTGCAGAAGTCTCAATAGCAGCAGTATCTAAATTGAGTTCCAGGTATTTTTACGCATGGAAATTGACAAAGAGCCATTCGTATTTTTTGAAAGTGGTCACTTCAATGGACTTTtacaatgatgaattggtCAAAGCTAATCCCAAAGTCAAACTTCCTGACTTCTCCACTGCTCAGATCAGAGACTTGGTCAATTTGTGCGAAGGCACTTTGCGTAAATTAGGTAAGGTCGATATGATGGGTAAGGAATTCTGCAACGATGTAAATTACAATCAATATACCAACAATGACGTGTCATCGAcctcatcaacatcaaagGACACGGACAACTTGTCAACTCCAACTAGTGATACTTCAATCGGAGAATTCACCAAGGAATTTGGCTTGGATTATCTCAACAGTGAAGAGATTGATCgaatttggttgcaaatgttgtcacaaaatcaacaacagcagaACCAACAGATTAACTATGGAACTCCGCAGCCAAATttgcaacagcagcagcaacagcagcagcagcaacagccTGTTGGAACTTCGGGTCCATATGGCCAGCCACAACGAGGGTATGGAATGTCATCTGTGCCCAATTGGCAAGGTGGAGCTGTGTTTAACCCATATGATGTGCCTGTGACGCCAGGCTTTGTTACAAACGGAGGATTGGATGATATCAACCTGtttgactttttcaacGATTTACCTCTTGATCAAGTGTTTTCTAGTTAA